A single region of the Plantactinospora soyae genome encodes:
- the mshC gene encoding cysteine--1-D-myo-inosityl 2-amino-2-deoxy-alpha-D-glucopyranoside ligase, which translates to METWVGHEIPRLPGRGRQLALFDSARRSVQPTRPSGAATMYVCGITPYDATHLGHAATMITFDVLQRVWRDGGHPVTYVQNVTDIDDPLLERAARDGEDWVVLAMRETALFREDMEALRMIPPAHYVGAVESIPAIAAKVRALVDDGAAYRLDDGTGDLYFDITAAPRFGYESNLSREEMLGIFGERGGDPDRAGKRDRLDPLLWRGSRDGEPAWEGGPLGPGRPGWHIECAVIALALLGDSIDVQGGGNDLLFPHHECSAAHAERLTGAAPFARHYVHAGMIGLDGEKMSKSKGNLVFVSRLRADHVDPMAVRLGLLAGHYRTDREWTDDVLKVGTQRLARWREAVAAPLGAPGPDLLAGVRDRLADDLDTPGALAVMDRWADATLAHTGTDPAAPDLAAATVDALLGIRL; encoded by the coding sequence ATGGAAACGTGGGTGGGTCACGAGATTCCGCGACTGCCGGGCCGGGGACGGCAGCTCGCCCTGTTCGACTCCGCGCGCCGTTCGGTGCAGCCGACCCGTCCCTCCGGCGCGGCGACCATGTACGTCTGCGGCATCACCCCGTACGACGCGACCCATCTGGGGCACGCGGCAACGATGATCACGTTCGACGTGCTGCAACGGGTGTGGCGGGACGGTGGCCATCCGGTGACGTACGTGCAGAACGTCACCGACATCGACGATCCGCTGCTGGAGCGGGCCGCGCGGGACGGCGAGGACTGGGTCGTCCTGGCGATGCGGGAGACGGCGCTGTTCCGCGAGGACATGGAGGCGCTGCGGATGATCCCGCCGGCGCACTACGTCGGCGCGGTCGAGTCGATCCCGGCGATCGCCGCGAAGGTCCGGGCGCTGGTGGACGACGGTGCCGCGTACCGCCTCGACGACGGCACCGGGGACCTCTACTTCGACATCACCGCCGCACCCCGGTTCGGCTACGAGTCCAACCTGAGCCGCGAGGAGATGCTGGGCATCTTCGGCGAGCGCGGCGGGGACCCGGACCGGGCCGGCAAGCGGGACCGGCTCGATCCGTTGCTCTGGCGCGGCAGCCGGGACGGCGAGCCGGCCTGGGAGGGCGGACCGCTCGGCCCGGGGCGCCCCGGCTGGCACATCGAGTGCGCGGTCATCGCGCTGGCCCTGCTCGGCGACAGCATCGACGTCCAGGGTGGCGGCAACGACCTGCTGTTCCCGCACCACGAGTGCTCCGCGGCCCACGCCGAGCGGCTGACCGGGGCGGCGCCGTTCGCCCGGCACTACGTCCACGCCGGGATGATCGGGCTCGACGGGGAGAAGATGTCGAAGTCAAAGGGCAACCTGGTCTTCGTCTCCCGGTTGCGGGCCGACCACGTGGATCCGATGGCGGTGCGGCTCGGGCTGCTCGCCGGCCACTACCGGACCGACCGGGAGTGGACCGACGACGTGCTCAAGGTCGGTACCCAGCGGCTGGCCCGGTGGCGGGAGGCCGTCGCGGCCCCGCTCGGCGCCCCGGGCCCCGACCTGCTGGCCGGCGTCCGCGACCGGCTCGCCGACGACCTCGACACCCCCGGCGCGCTTGCCGTGATGGACCGCTGGGCGGACGCGACGCTGGCCCACACCGGCACCGACCCAGCCGCCCCGGACCTGGCCGCCGCCACCGTCGACGCCCTCCTCGGCATCCGCCTGTAA
- a CDS encoding DUF3140 domain-containing protein — translation MARQQRVEPEVEQLWQDFHSRVNVTSEQLRSWLLTQGSGEQAFGSDPDLGLPEPGRRILAILGKRKVDLTGDDIQVMRETVSEIEDLVETRPSGGVTDEDWRRALLDLGHDPLIEPKTTTTYRRQP, via the coding sequence ATGGCCCGGCAACAACGGGTGGAGCCGGAGGTCGAGCAGTTGTGGCAGGACTTCCACAGCCGCGTGAACGTCACCTCCGAGCAACTACGGAGCTGGCTGCTCACCCAGGGCTCCGGCGAGCAGGCGTTCGGGTCCGATCCGGATCTCGGGCTGCCCGAACCCGGGCGGCGGATCCTCGCCATCCTGGGCAAGCGCAAGGTCGACCTGACCGGCGACGACATCCAGGTCATGCGGGAGACCGTGAGCGAGATCGAGGATCTGGTCGAGACCCGTCCGTCCGGCGGCGTCACCGACGAGGACTGGCGCCGGGCGCTGCTCGACCTCGGGCACGACCCGCTGATCGAGCCGAAGACCACCACGACCTACCGACGCCAGCCGTAG
- a CDS encoding SCO1664 family protein, which yields MTSADLRPVLDESDALRLLLGGEFELEGRLVDASNTTLRGFLTLDGVTVRCVYKPVRGERPLWDFPDGTLAGREVGAYLVSRATGWDLIPPTVLRDGPLGPGACQLWIDEPEETEPLVGFVPAGSLPARWFRVAAAQDDDGTPYALAHADDPRLARLAVLDAVINNADRKGGHVLVGSDDRIYGVDHGVCFHVDDKLRTVLWGWSRRILPPDALEMLESLAEGLVGPLGESLAEHLTLSEVTAVRGRVARLLATTSFPEPSEEWPPIPWPPI from the coding sequence GTGACCTCGGCCGACCTGCGACCCGTGCTGGACGAGAGTGATGCCCTGCGCCTCCTGCTCGGGGGTGAGTTCGAGCTGGAGGGACGGCTGGTCGACGCCTCCAACACCACCCTGCGGGGCTTCCTGACCCTGGACGGGGTGACGGTCCGCTGCGTCTACAAGCCGGTCCGGGGGGAACGGCCGCTCTGGGACTTCCCGGACGGCACGCTGGCCGGTCGGGAGGTCGGCGCGTACCTGGTCTCCCGGGCCACCGGTTGGGACCTCATCCCGCCGACCGTGCTCCGGGACGGTCCGCTGGGCCCGGGCGCGTGCCAGCTCTGGATCGACGAACCGGAGGAGACCGAGCCGCTGGTCGGATTCGTACCGGCGGGAAGCCTGCCGGCCCGCTGGTTCCGGGTGGCGGCCGCCCAGGACGACGACGGCACGCCGTACGCCCTCGCGCACGCCGACGATCCCCGGTTGGCCCGGCTCGCCGTACTCGACGCCGTGATCAACAATGCCGATCGCAAGGGCGGCCACGTCCTCGTCGGGTCGGACGACCGGATCTACGGTGTCGATCACGGCGTCTGCTTCCACGTCGACGACAAGCTGCGGACGGTGCTCTGGGGCTGGTCGCGGCGGATCCTGCCGCCGGACGCGCTGGAGATGCTGGAGAGCCTGGCCGAGGGGCTGGTCGGCCCGCTGGGCGAGTCGCTGGCAGAGCATCTGACGCTGTCCGAGGTCACCGCGGTGCGGGGCCGGGTCGCCCGGCTGTTGGCGACGACCAGCTTCCCGGAACCGTCCGAGGAATGGCCGCCGATCCCCTGGCCGCCAATCTGA
- a CDS encoding LysR family transcriptional regulator, with protein MNLELRHLKVVCAIAETGSVTKAASTLGLAQPALTAQLQRIERTLGGPLFERDRRGARPTALGELVLARARVLLPAMKGLQDEAARLAGTGAALTRFRFGGVNSPILGGLVHRLAADQPHAQISTFASWSVDELAQMVLSGRLDYVLSGVCGDATPSAEFGLTWRAVANDAVFVLLPEAHPLAAHDEVPLAALGEERWAAAPGDGCFADCFAAACARAGFTPRKIYETDIRSCIDLVEAGEAVALAQATFRPVSGLVTRPLANTPLRWRLLLGWHPDAPAAAIADRVLAQAIAAYTDSLSRNPHYLAWLASNPNFGPQDLAAA; from the coding sequence ATGAACCTGGAGCTGCGGCACCTGAAGGTGGTCTGCGCGATCGCGGAGACGGGCAGCGTGACGAAGGCGGCCTCGACCCTGGGGCTGGCGCAGCCCGCCCTCACCGCACAGCTCCAGCGCATCGAGCGCACTCTCGGCGGACCGCTGTTCGAGCGGGACCGCCGGGGTGCCCGACCCACCGCGCTGGGCGAACTGGTGCTGGCCCGGGCCCGGGTCCTGCTGCCCGCGATGAAGGGCCTGCAGGACGAGGCCGCCCGACTCGCGGGTACGGGCGCGGCGCTGACCCGGTTCCGGTTCGGCGGGGTGAACAGCCCGATTCTCGGCGGGCTGGTGCACCGGTTGGCCGCCGACCAGCCGCACGCGCAGATCAGCACCTTCGCGTCCTGGTCGGTCGACGAGCTGGCCCAGATGGTGCTCAGTGGACGACTCGACTACGTCCTATCGGGCGTCTGTGGCGACGCCACTCCGTCGGCGGAGTTCGGCCTCACCTGGCGGGCGGTGGCGAACGACGCGGTCTTCGTACTCCTGCCCGAGGCGCATCCGCTGGCCGCCCACGACGAGGTGCCCCTGGCCGCTCTGGGCGAGGAACGCTGGGCGGCGGCCCCCGGCGACGGGTGCTTCGCCGACTGCTTCGCCGCGGCCTGTGCCCGAGCCGGGTTCACGCCGAGGAAGATCTACGAGACCGACATCCGCAGCTGTATCGACCTGGTCGAGGCGGGCGAGGCGGTGGCCCTCGCTCAGGCGACCTTCCGGCCGGTGTCCGGCCTGGTCACCCGCCCGCTGGCGAACACACCGCTGCGATGGCGGCTGCTGCTCGGCTGGCATCCGGACGCACCGGCGGCCGCGATCGCCGACCGGGTACTCGCACAGGCCATCGCCGCGTACACCGACTCACTGTCCCGCAACCCGCACTACCTGGCCTGGCTGGCCAGCAATCCCAACTTCGGTCCCCAGGACCTGGCCGCCGCCTGA
- a CDS encoding LLM class F420-dependent oxidoreductase, whose product MRLGLSLGYQTAWSTPADHLALAREADRLGYSVVWTAEAYGSDSPSMLAWLAGQTERIDLGAGVMQIPARGPAATAMTAATIDAVSGGRFRLGLGVSGPQVSEGWHGVRFAKPLARTREYVDIVKLALARKPVEYDGAHYQLPLPDGPGKALRLGFHPPREQIPIYLAAVGPKNLELAGEIADGWLGVFYAPEFAAEQLASVAAGRARAGRELAGFDVVPTVPVVVGDDIANCAELVRWYAALYVGGMGSREQNFYNQLATRMGYGDAAREVQELYLAKRQRDAAAAVPLEFIDRTSLLGPKERIADRMREYAAAGVTTLSVSLFVADADSGIQTLRTCAEALDLAGVGE is encoded by the coding sequence GTGCGACTCGGGCTCAGCCTCGGATATCAGACGGCGTGGAGCACTCCCGCCGACCACCTGGCCCTGGCCCGCGAGGCGGACCGGCTCGGTTACTCCGTGGTCTGGACCGCGGAGGCGTACGGCTCGGACTCGCCCAGCATGCTCGCCTGGCTGGCCGGCCAGACCGAGCGGATCGACCTCGGTGCCGGGGTGATGCAGATCCCGGCGCGCGGCCCGGCGGCTACGGCCATGACGGCGGCCACCATCGACGCGGTCTCCGGCGGCCGGTTCCGGCTCGGCCTCGGCGTCTCCGGCCCACAGGTCTCCGAGGGCTGGCACGGCGTGCGGTTCGCCAAGCCGCTGGCCCGGACCCGGGAGTACGTCGACATCGTCAAGTTGGCGCTGGCCCGCAAGCCGGTGGAGTACGACGGTGCCCACTACCAGCTGCCCCTGCCGGACGGTCCGGGCAAGGCGCTGCGGCTCGGCTTCCATCCGCCGCGCGAGCAGATCCCGATCTACCTCGCCGCGGTCGGGCCGAAGAACCTGGAACTCGCCGGTGAGATCGCCGACGGCTGGCTGGGGGTCTTCTACGCGCCGGAGTTCGCGGCCGAGCAACTCGCCTCGGTCGCCGCCGGACGGGCCCGGGCCGGTCGGGAACTCGCCGGCTTCGACGTGGTGCCCACCGTGCCGGTGGTGGTCGGCGACGACATCGCCAACTGTGCCGAGCTGGTCCGGTGGTACGCCGCGCTCTACGTCGGCGGGATGGGCAGCCGGGAGCAGAACTTCTACAACCAGCTCGCCACCCGGATGGGGTACGGCGACGCGGCCCGGGAGGTGCAGGAGCTCTACCTGGCGAAGCGGCAGCGTGACGCCGCGGCGGCGGTGCCGTTGGAGTTCATCGACCGCACCTCCCTGCTCGGCCCGAAGGAGCGGATCGCCGATCGGATGCGCGAGTACGCCGCCGCGGGTGTGACCACGCTCTCGGTGAGCCTCTTCGTCGCCGACGCGGACAGCGGCATCCAGACCCTGCGTACCTGCGCCGAGGCGCTGGATCTCGCCGGGGTCGGCGAGTGA
- a CDS encoding M20/M25/M40 family metallo-hydrolase: protein MSSQSASAHPSATDDVVELCRDLLRIDTSNTGDTETSAGERVAAEYVAEKLAEVGVESHIRESAPGRTNLVARIPGTDPGRGALLVHGHLDVVPADASEWSVDPFSGEISDGYLWGRGAIDMKDFDAMVLAVVRNWQRTGVRPPRDLVLAFTADEEAGGEYGAHFLVDQHADLLDGCTEAIGEVGGFSYSVNSDLRLYLIETAEKGLEWLRLHARGRPGHGSMVHDDNAVTALAEAVARVGRHRFPIVLTPTVQAFLEQVSEALGIELDPTDPELAIAKLGPIANLIGATVRNTANPTRLAAGYKDNVIPSRASATIDCRSLPGQAEIFLEQLREVVGPDIEIEHIQRQPALETSFDGDLVAAMGAALRAEDPGARPVPYMLSGGTDAKAFAKLGIRCFGFAPLRLPADLNFSALFHGIDERVPVDGLQFGVRVLDRFLRQS from the coding sequence ATGAGTAGCCAGTCCGCGTCCGCCCACCCGAGCGCCACCGACGATGTCGTCGAGCTGTGCCGGGACCTGCTCCGCATCGACACCAGCAACACCGGGGACACCGAGACCAGCGCCGGCGAGCGGGTGGCCGCGGAGTACGTCGCGGAGAAGCTCGCCGAGGTGGGCGTCGAGTCGCACATCCGCGAGTCGGCGCCGGGCCGGACCAACCTGGTCGCCCGGATTCCAGGTACCGATCCGGGCCGGGGGGCCCTGCTGGTGCACGGGCACCTGGACGTCGTACCCGCCGACGCCAGCGAATGGTCGGTGGACCCGTTCTCCGGCGAGATCTCCGACGGCTACCTCTGGGGCCGGGGCGCCATCGACATGAAGGACTTCGACGCGATGGTGCTCGCGGTGGTCCGGAACTGGCAGCGCACCGGGGTACGCCCACCCCGCGACCTGGTCCTCGCGTTCACCGCCGACGAGGAGGCCGGTGGCGAGTACGGCGCGCACTTCCTGGTCGACCAGCATGCCGACCTGCTCGACGGCTGCACCGAGGCGATCGGCGAAGTCGGCGGCTTCTCGTACTCGGTCAACTCCGATCTCCGGCTCTACCTGATCGAAACGGCCGAGAAGGGGCTCGAGTGGCTGCGGCTGCACGCCCGGGGCCGCCCCGGGCACGGGTCGATGGTGCACGACGACAACGCCGTCACCGCGCTCGCCGAGGCGGTCGCCCGGGTCGGCCGGCACCGGTTCCCGATCGTGCTGACGCCGACCGTCCAGGCGTTCCTGGAGCAGGTGTCGGAGGCACTCGGCATCGAACTCGACCCGACCGATCCGGAGCTGGCGATCGCCAAGCTCGGGCCGATCGCCAATCTGATCGGTGCGACGGTCCGCAACACCGCGAACCCCACCCGGCTGGCCGCCGGGTACAAGGACAACGTGATCCCCAGCCGGGCCAGCGCCACCATCGACTGCCGGAGCCTGCCCGGCCAGGCCGAGATTTTTCTGGAGCAGTTGCGTGAGGTGGTCGGGCCGGACATCGAGATCGAGCACATCCAGCGGCAGCCGGCGCTCGAGACCAGTTTCGACGGCGACCTCGTGGCCGCGATGGGGGCGGCGCTGCGGGCCGAGGACCCGGGCGCCCGGCCGGTGCCGTACATGCTCTCCGGCGGTACCGACGCCAAGGCGTTCGCCAAGCTCGGCATCCGGTGTTTCGGCTTCGCGCCGTTGCGGCTGCCGGCCGATCTGAACTTCTCCGCGCTCTTCCATGGCATTGACGAGCGGGTGCCGGTCGACGGACTACAGTTCGGCGTGCGGGTGCTCGACCGGTTTCTGCGCCAGAGCTGA
- a CDS encoding histidine phosphatase family protein, producing MATLLLLRHGRTTANADGGLAGRQPVELDDTGRAQAAAVGARLRAIPLAAVVTSPLIRCRQTLELALPDAAPVVEDGLVECDYGAWQGQPLKKLAKDPLWQVVQQHPSAVVFPGGETMAGMAARAVETVRRWDARITAEHGPEAIWLACSHGDVIKAIVADAMGIHLDLFQRIVADPGSVTGIRYTPVRPFVLRLNDTGGDLTGLVVPRRGRRRRSRAAESDAPVGGGAGASATSAGSDVPAATDGRK from the coding sequence GTGGCAACCCTTCTCCTCCTCCGGCACGGCCGGACCACGGCCAACGCCGACGGCGGCCTCGCCGGCCGGCAACCCGTGGAACTCGACGACACCGGCCGGGCCCAGGCGGCGGCGGTGGGGGCGAGACTGCGCGCGATCCCGCTGGCCGCGGTGGTCACCAGCCCGCTGATCCGGTGTCGTCAGACGCTGGAGCTGGCACTGCCGGACGCCGCCCCGGTCGTCGAGGACGGGCTGGTCGAGTGCGACTACGGCGCCTGGCAGGGGCAGCCGCTCAAGAAGCTGGCCAAGGATCCACTGTGGCAGGTCGTGCAGCAGCACCCGAGCGCGGTGGTCTTCCCGGGCGGCGAGACGATGGCCGGGATGGCCGCCCGCGCGGTCGAGACGGTACGTCGCTGGGACGCCCGGATCACCGCCGAGCACGGGCCGGAGGCGATCTGGCTGGCGTGCAGCCACGGCGATGTGATCAAGGCCATCGTCGCGGACGCGATGGGCATCCACCTGGACCTCTTCCAGCGGATCGTCGCCGACCCGGGTTCGGTGACCGGGATCCGCTACACCCCGGTGCGGCCGTTCGTCCTGCGGCTCAACGACACCGGGGGTGACCTGACCGGCCTGGTGGTACCGCGCCGGGGCCGGCGGCGGCGTTCCCGGGCGGCCGAGTCGGACGCCCCGGTCGGCGGCGGGGCGGGCGCCTCCGCCACCAGCGCGGGATCGGACGTGCCGGCCGCCACCGACGGGCGGAAGTGA
- a CDS encoding ThuA domain-containing protein — MVAVRDAIVVRGGWDGHVPVPATEVFIPFLRGQGFAVEVHDDLAVYADPDRMAAADLVVQCWSIGTVTEAQATGLIAAVRAGTGFAGWHGGIVGAFHHNAYHQLTGGVFVHHPAGFVDHELTVLPDRAGHPIVRGIGPVSLHTEKYWVLTDPLNDVLATVTFDPGPDPDTAPGADGAPAMTPWRHPVTLPAVWTRSWGAGRVFVSTVGHKLDDLTLPPIRTITERGLLWAARQK; from the coding sequence GTGGTGGCGGTGCGAGACGCGATAGTGGTCCGGGGCGGCTGGGACGGACACGTTCCGGTGCCGGCGACCGAGGTGTTCATCCCGTTCCTGCGTGGACAGGGCTTCGCGGTGGAGGTCCACGACGATCTGGCGGTCTACGCCGACCCGGACCGGATGGCCGCCGCCGACCTGGTGGTGCAGTGCTGGTCGATCGGGACCGTCACCGAGGCACAGGCGACCGGACTGATCGCGGCGGTCCGCGCCGGTACCGGGTTCGCCGGCTGGCACGGCGGGATCGTCGGCGCGTTCCACCACAACGCCTACCACCAGCTCACCGGCGGGGTGTTCGTGCACCATCCGGCCGGCTTCGTGGACCACGAGCTGACGGTGCTGCCGGACCGGGCCGGTCATCCGATCGTCCGGGGGATCGGTCCGGTGTCCCTGCACACCGAGAAGTACTGGGTGCTGACCGACCCGCTCAACGACGTACTGGCGACGGTGACGTTCGACCCGGGGCCGGACCCGGACACCGCGCCGGGGGCGGACGGGGCGCCCGCGATGACGCCGTGGCGGCACCCCGTCACCCTGCCCGCCGTCTGGACCAGATCGTGGGGCGCGGGCCGGGTATTCGTCTCGACGGTCGGCCACAAACTCGACGACCTGACGCTCCCGCCGATCCGGACGATCACCGAACGAGGGCTGCTCTGGGCCGCACGTCAGAAATAG
- a CDS encoding undecaprenyl-diphosphate phosphatase, which produces MSWIEAIVLGIVQGLTEFLPVSSSGHLRITSAIFFDQDAGASFTAVTQLGTEAAVLLYFAKDIWRITKVWVIGIWDSSVRSSLDYRMGWYVIIGSIPIGLFGFLFKDQIRTAARNLWLVATTLIVFAFVLAFAEYWGRQTRRLENFTLKDGIVMGIAQAMALIPGVSRSGGTLTAGLFLNLTREAAARYSFLLAIPAVVMSGVFSIPDVFDSSGGGSIPSGAQMIVATVIAFGVGYAAIAWLLRYVAHHTLYVFVLYRVALGSLVLALLLTGTISAT; this is translated from the coding sequence GTGAGCTGGATCGAGGCAATCGTCCTGGGGATCGTCCAGGGCCTGACCGAGTTCCTGCCGGTGAGTTCGTCGGGGCACCTGCGGATCACCTCGGCGATCTTCTTCGACCAGGACGCCGGGGCGTCGTTCACCGCGGTCACCCAGCTCGGGACCGAGGCCGCCGTACTCCTCTACTTCGCCAAGGACATCTGGCGGATCACCAAGGTCTGGGTGATCGGGATCTGGGACTCCTCGGTCCGGTCGAGCCTGGACTACCGGATGGGCTGGTACGTCATCATCGGCTCGATCCCGATCGGGCTGTTCGGTTTCCTCTTCAAGGACCAGATCCGTACCGCGGCCCGGAACCTGTGGCTGGTCGCCACCACGCTGATCGTCTTCGCCTTCGTGCTCGCCTTCGCCGAGTACTGGGGCCGGCAGACCCGACGGCTCGAGAACTTCACCCTCAAGGACGGCATCGTGATGGGCATCGCCCAGGCGATGGCGCTGATTCCCGGGGTCTCCCGGTCCGGCGGAACGCTGACCGCCGGCCTGTTCCTCAACCTGACCCGGGAGGCGGCGGCCCGCTACTCGTTCCTGTTGGCCATCCCGGCGGTGGTGATGTCCGGGGTGTTCAGCATCCCGGACGTCTTCGACAGCAGTGGCGGCGGTTCGATCCCGTCCGGGGCGCAGATGATCGTGGCTACGGTGATCGCCTTCGGGGTGGGGTACGCCGCCATCGCCTGGCTGCTGCGCTATGTCGCCCACCACACCCTCTACGTCTTCGTGCTCTACCGGGTCGCGCTCGGCAGCCTCGTACTGGCGCTGTTGCTGACCGGCACCATCTCGGCGACCTGA
- a CDS encoding aldo/keto reductase produces MQQRPLGRSGLAVSRLALGTMTWGRDTDADDAAAQLKSYLDAGGNLVDTADVYGDGDAEAVIGSLLGTLVPRDDLLIATKAGLRPGAARRRDGSRGHLLRTLDASLRRLGTDHVDLWQVHGYDPATPLEETLAALDHAVASGRVRYVGVSNFSGWQTARAATWQAAFPGRAPVVAVQVEYSLLERGVEREVLPACEGLGLGVLPWSPLGRGVLTGKYRHGRPADSRAASAHFERFVASYLEPRCSSIVEAVATAAGGLGVSPLEVALAWVRDRPGVVAPILGARTVGQLLGALQVERMTLPDEIARALDDVSAVPVGYPERDS; encoded by the coding sequence ATGCAACAGCGACCGCTCGGCCGAAGCGGGCTGGCGGTTTCCCGGCTCGCGCTCGGCACCATGACCTGGGGTCGGGACACCGACGCGGATGACGCTGCCGCCCAGTTGAAGAGTTACCTGGACGCCGGGGGCAACCTCGTCGACACGGCCGACGTGTACGGCGACGGCGACGCGGAGGCGGTGATCGGCTCCCTGCTGGGCACCCTGGTGCCCCGCGACGACCTGCTCATCGCCACCAAGGCCGGGCTCCGGCCGGGCGCCGCCCGGCGCCGGGACGGCTCCCGGGGCCACCTGCTGCGCACCCTGGACGCCTCGCTGCGCCGGCTGGGCACCGACCACGTCGACCTGTGGCAGGTGCACGGGTACGACCCGGCCACCCCGCTGGAGGAGACGCTGGCCGCGCTGGACCACGCGGTGGCCAGCGGCCGGGTCCGGTACGTCGGGGTCTCCAACTTCTCCGGCTGGCAGACCGCACGGGCCGCGACCTGGCAGGCGGCCTTTCCGGGACGCGCCCCGGTGGTGGCGGTCCAGGTCGAGTACTCGCTGCTCGAGCGGGGCGTCGAGCGGGAGGTGCTGCCGGCCTGTGAGGGTCTGGGGCTCGGCGTGCTGCCCTGGTCGCCGCTGGGTCGCGGGGTGCTGACCGGCAAGTACCGGCACGGCCGTCCGGCCGACTCGCGGGCCGCCTCGGCGCACTTCGAGCGCTTCGTGGCCAGTTACCTGGAGCCCCGCTGCTCCAGCATCGTGGAGGCGGTGGCGACCGCGGCGGGCGGCCTGGGCGTGTCGCCGCTGGAGGTCGCCCTCGCCTGGGTCCGGGACCGGCCCGGTGTGGTCGCCCCGATCCTCGGTGCCCGTACGGTCGGCCAGCTGCTCGGGGCGCTCCAGGTCGAGCGGATGACGTTGCCGGACGAGATCGCCCGCGCCCTCGACGACGTTTCGGCGGTCCCCGTCGGCTATCCGGAACGCGACAGCTGA
- a CDS encoding DUF3090 domain-containing protein has protein sequence MTHQVHAFEPPERFVAGTVGPPGERTFFLQARGGGRLVSVALEKVQVSLLAEKLEELLTEAHRRFGVELPEAPVAVTSDNEPLDTPVDEEFRVGTLGLAFDVDTATVVIEAIAAGEAEAEVELGAGEDEVDEDEEPDDDLDRLRVRLTPQAAREFIDRARRVVSAGRPPCPLCGQPLDPAGHLCPRHNGYHR, from the coding sequence ATGACCCACCAGGTGCACGCATTCGAGCCGCCGGAGCGGTTCGTCGCCGGGACCGTGGGTCCGCCGGGTGAGCGGACGTTCTTCCTACAGGCGCGGGGCGGTGGCCGGCTGGTCAGCGTCGCGCTGGAGAAGGTCCAGGTCTCGCTGCTGGCGGAGAAGCTGGAGGAGTTGCTGACCGAGGCGCACCGCCGGTTCGGCGTGGAGCTGCCCGAGGCCCCGGTCGCGGTCACCTCGGACAACGAGCCGCTGGACACGCCGGTCGACGAGGAGTTCCGGGTCGGCACCCTGGGCCTGGCCTTCGACGTCGACACGGCGACGGTGGTGATCGAGGCGATCGCCGCCGGGGAGGCGGAGGCGGAGGTCGAACTCGGTGCCGGGGAGGACGAGGTCGACGAGGACGAGGAGCCGGACGACGATCTCGACCGGCTGCGAGTCCGGTTGACCCCTCAGGCGGCCCGTGAGTTCATCGACCGGGCCCGACGGGTGGTGTCCGCCGGCCGGCCGCCGTGTCCGCTCTGCGGCCAGCCGCTCGACCCCGCCGGACACCTCTGTCCCCGTCACAACGGCTACCACCGGTGA
- a CDS encoding hemerythrin domain-containing protein, with translation MTLPLPPLPPTGEDEDYRPGGRSMVELLAEEHDQIVALCGELTNDVAPERRSQVAEVLTATVARHLSGEEQYLYPTVRSALPDGGPLADREIAADNQMLRTLRELSSVTPTETRFDQLAGEVAGQLLRHTETASTQIFPALRSAASDAELIRLGNRVEIAEEAAPTRPHPAAPATPPWNRVVEPALGVVDKVRDAVSGRPTYVDDLTPPPPPT, from the coding sequence GTGACCCTGCCCCTGCCCCCGCTTCCCCCGACCGGTGAGGACGAGGACTACCGGCCCGGCGGGCGCAGCATGGTGGAGCTGCTCGCCGAGGAGCACGACCAGATCGTCGCGCTCTGCGGTGAGCTGACCAACGATGTCGCGCCGGAGCGGCGCAGCCAGGTCGCCGAAGTGCTGACCGCCACGGTCGCCCGGCACCTGTCCGGCGAGGAGCAGTACCTCTACCCCACCGTGCGTAGTGCGCTGCCCGACGGTGGGCCGCTGGCCGACCGGGAGATCGCCGCGGACAACCAGATGCTCCGTACGCTGCGGGAACTCTCCAGTGTCACGCCGACGGAGACCCGGTTCGACCAGCTTGCCGGTGAGGTGGCCGGTCAACTGCTCCGGCACACCGAGACGGCGTCGACCCAGATCTTCCCGGCCCTGCGCTCGGCGGCCAGTGACGCCGAGCTGATCCGGCTGGGCAACCGGGTGGAGATCGCCGAGGAGGCCGCACCGACCCGGCCACACCCGGCCGCCCCGGCCACTCCGCCGTGGAACCGCGTCGTCGAGCCGGCCCTCGGCGTGGTCGACAAGGTCCGGGACGCGGTGAGCGGCCGCCCGACGTACGTCGACGACCTGACCCCGCCGCCACCGCCGACGTGA
- a CDS encoding DUF5703 family protein, whose product MDYEYAPLRLPPNVDRLTATAQLAIQAEFSGWELARVRLFRDGTRQVMLRRRVVNQSQPGLSY is encoded by the coding sequence ATGGACTACGAATACGCGCCATTACGGTTACCGCCGAACGTCGACCGGTTGACCGCGACGGCGCAACTGGCGATCCAAGCCGAATTCTCCGGCTGGGAACTGGCCCGGGTACGACTGTTCCGCGACGGTACGCGTCAGGTGATGCTGCGGCGACGCGTCGTCAACCAGTCGCAACCGGGCCTCTCCTACTGA